AAATCATCATCCGAAATATCAATAGGTTCACCACTATCATGGAATGGATCGCGTGATGAGCTATTATTGGGTGAGTTATGATTTTGATTCTGGTTAGAGCTCGGTCCTTGAGAAACTTGTCCATTACCATTTCCAGAATTAGAACTTTTTGATTCTAGGAATTGAACGCTATCAGCAACAACTTCTGTTACAAATACACGTTTGCCTTCCGAATTATCAAAGCTTCTGCTTTGAAGACGTCCATCTACACCAACTAAGCTACCTTTCTTCATAAAGTTAGCTAGGTTTTCAGCGGCACGACGCCAAACAACGCAATTAAGGAAATCAGCATCTTGTCCTCCTTGTGAATTAAAAGGACGATTTACGGCTATCGTGAAGTTAGCAACGGCAACTCCATTTGGTGTATAGCGTAAATCCGGGTCCTTAGTTAGTCTTCCTACTAGTACAGTTCTGTTTAACATATGAATCCACCTCTCAATTTTTAATTAACAGTTCCATCTTTCCATTCCTAATCCAATTAGTCTATATCGAAGAAATAGCTAATTAACGCATCTTTCATTTTGGAGCACTTTTCCTGCCAGGTTCTACATATCCCAAGATCAGTACTGATATGGAAAGTGTTTTCCCCTCGGAAATTCCAATACACCTTTTCACCATGTCTACGTTCAGCAGCTTCTACAAACATAAGTGCTCGTTTTAAGGCTCTTTTGTCATCGCGTGTGCGACAATCGAATTGTTCTACAGCCCCGGTGG
This region of Pontibacillus halophilus JSM 076056 = DSM 19796 genomic DNA includes:
- the ssb gene encoding single-stranded DNA-binding protein, producing MLNRTVLVGRLTKDPDLRYTPNGVAVANFTIAVNRPFNSQGGQDADFLNCVVWRRAAENLANFMKKGSLVGVDGRLQSRSFDNSEGKRVFVTEVVADSVQFLESKSSNSGNGNGQVSQGPSSNQNQNHNSPNNSSSRDPFHDSGEPIDISDDDLPF
- a CDS encoding DUF6018 family natural product bioysynthesis protein, giving the protein MSTLTKRDIHIKGEGALHKRRKFVEVRIPSTGAVEQFDCRTRDDKRALKRALMFVEAAERRHGEKVYWNFRGENTFHISTDLGICRTWQEKCSKMKDALISYFFDID